A window of the Pristiophorus japonicus isolate sPriJap1 chromosome 13, sPriJap1.hap1, whole genome shotgun sequence genome harbors these coding sequences:
- the zfhx3b gene encoding zinc finger homeobox protein 3 — MVEAEACYYHCSLCNYSTKAKLNLIQHVRSMKHQRSESLRKLQRLQKGLPEDDDDLGQIFTIRKCPAAETEETNEDAEGPNEFIQEAEDSTKDKDSGGEKEPSKETVSIGDKEQQDSATAKRPSIPGSMESPLSSKRPRTLEETSTEQMYQCPYCKYSNIDVNRIRMHVLSQHSVQPMLRCPLCQDMLNNKIHLQLHLTHLHSVAPDCVEKLIMAVTTPEMMMPSTMFLPTTGLEREGHVLLQPATSSSAEDTTKLLETSDPPEKSSVPSESTERSMEPKSSVDQSLVKDDAGFLCWKKGCNQLFKTSTALQSHFNEIHAKRPQLPVSDRHVYKYRCNQCSLAFKTIEKLQLHSQYHVIRAATMCSLCQRSFRTFQALKKHLETSHLELSESDIQQLYSGLAVNGDVMALGDASLSEDQAVGADEDEESDSDEKQSPVGSDSGSVQEDSGSEPKRALPFRKGPNFTMEKFLDPSRPYKCTVCKESFTQKNILLVHYNSVSHLHKLKRALQESATGQPEPTSSPDNKPFKCNTCNVAYSQSSTLEIHMRSVLHQTKARAAKLEAASSSGGGSGTISNSNTTLGVSTSSPSPSGNSNGNTDVGVSGSGCGVTYSATSSLGLMSGSQITADSIGTSTTSNSIATSIATSAEQKDASKRKIADMITSRQQTQQQQVQTLAHVQAQAQAQAQAQMQAQVQAQLQQELQQAALFQPQLFNPALLPHFPMTTEALLQLQQQQLLFPFYIPGTEFQLNPEISIPVSSAALTMSGTNALLEDVKPHTQNLQHQLLQQQGQQSSLTQQHTTLLQQSQQLDKKPKAVIKDRDKDGQKDKDNCEKFDEGSMSKEISTEAHKSKDRKDQTAHSGNESSLLPPRIPSDARGNATKALLENFGFELVIQYNENKQKVQKKSKNGLSDNMDKLECDTCGKLFSNILILKSHQEHVHQQFLPFEELEHFAKQYRDNYDKLYPLRPQTPEPPPPPPPPPPPPPPPPSVPPQPSTSQNLTSIAPPHTPPAISTPQPSVSVSQLTLPMDLPIFSPLLMQSLPLQALTPQIPSQLTAVDPIPADLAQLYQKQLNPNLLQQQQNKRPRTRITDEQLKILRGYFDINNSPNEDQIKEMSDKSGLPQKVIKHWFRNTLFKERQRNKDSPYNFNNPPVTSLDDIKVDSKPPSPEPSRAEYYRSSRSTRTRFTDYQLRVLQDFFDANAYPKDDEFEQLSNLLNLPTRVIVVWFQNARQKARKNYENQGDGKEGERRELSNDRYIRTNNLNYQCKKCSLVFQRIFDLIKHQKKLCYKDEDDDGQYDSQTEDSMDASEMSGPSASSCSTPMTSAVCGSSSTATVNVTSGNLPRTSTEKEEGSSNPEFSDEKPKQPESPDTQQQHSQEKLLQPKPETQQQQQDQKTQVTQQKAPQLSSPQQAQPQCSVPQAIPSPSPLPHVSLNPLHTSTPQQLGSLPPQMIHYQCDQCKLAFPTFDLWQEHQQLHFLTAQNQFVHPQFLDRPIEMPFMLFDPTNPLLASQLLSGTLPQIPTSSASSPSTPNSAMNTLKRKLEEKASVSPGDNDSGNNGDEPQRDKRLRTTITPEQLEILYQKYLLDSNPTRKMLDHIAHEVGLKKRVVQVWFQNTRARERKGQFRAVGPAQAHRRCPFCRALFKAKTALEAHIRSRHWHEAKRAGYSLIMSSALSTDSDGGSILKIDSMDCSSFAQLSSINSDSQCATLSPVNKSGEFSPKALLSPSSIKVEGLEEFDGPTISSVNLGFDQTRLDNDDCSSVNTAITDTTTGDEANADNDSATGIIADSKQILYQTEGLQKMMQSSAQENEDRISSGLVSPSPSYYARELENECMIDYSETSSLADPCSPCPGGSSMSRLIDGDRPGQKRFRTQMTNLQLKLLKSCFNDYRTPTMLECEVLGNDIGLPKRVVQVWFQNARAKEKKAKLNMAKHFGINQTTYEGPKAECTLCGIKYSARLSVRDHIFSQQHICKVKETIGSQLDKEVEYIDPATVRRLMAQQELDRIKKANEVLGLAAQQQTLQQQSLFDNPPVQALNLPTAYPKLPGISPVLLPGVGSPSSLPGFTSSNTALTSPKPNLLGIPGSTVPSPGLPTTGLPSKQPSSLTSQAATQATTTTPRPASATQQQPEQRKSKENERAKEKEKDKIDPPPTANKEKNDNSAGTSVPLPGMEYVVDPAQLQALQNALASDPTALLTGQFLPYFVPGFSPYYAPQIPGALQGGYLQPMYGMEGLFPYNPALSQALMGLSPGSLLQQYQQYQQSLQDALQQQQRQLQQQQQQQQQQLQQQLQQQLQQQQQQQQQQQQQQQQQPKQQHKPSQVPAPQLTASPDKESAKESTKTEEQASAPRETSLPKPEERQQTESKSTDSLDLFIVPKVQYKLVCRKCQMVFTDEETAMSHLQSICFFGQSVINLQEMVLRVPTSTYHCLACDTTLSGDEALSQHLESTLHKHRTIKRAARYAKEHASLLPHSACFPDPNTASTSQSATHSNDSPSSSLSPHASIKSWPNILSRASVRKPSSLPSLSSSSTVTSSSCSTSGVQTSIPTDGYSDESDSELSQKSDGLDCPLEGPNDPSCRRDSSLTSVGMDTFRL, encoded by the exons ATGTATCAATGTCCATACTGCAAGTACAGCAATATTGATGTAAACCGCATCAGGATGCACGTGTTATCCCAACATTCCGTGCAACCCATGCTGCGCTGCCCTCTCTGTCAGGACATGCTAAACAACAAGATCCACCTACAGTTACACCTGACGCACCTGCACAGTGTGGCACCTGACTGTGTCGAAAAACTCATCATGGCG GTAACTACGCCAGAGATGATGATGCCAAGCACCATGTTTCTCCCTACAACTGGTCTAGAGAGAGAAGGCCATGTGCTCTTGCAGCCTGCAACAAGCTCCAGTGCCGAGGACACCACAAAACTACTAG AAACATCAGATCCACCAGAAAAGAGCAGTGTACCTTCGGAAAGTACAGAGCGTAGCATGGAACCAAAGTCTTCTGTTGACCAGAGTTTAGTGAAGGATGATGCTGGGTTCCTGTGCTGGAAGAAAGGATGTAACCAGTTGTTTAAGACTTccactgcacttcagtcccatttcAATGAGATTCATGCAAAAAGGCCCCAACTACCTGTATCAGATCGTCATGTCTACAAATACCGCTGTAATCAGTGTAGCCTAGCCTTCAAGACCATTGAGAAACTCCAGCTGCACTCTCAGTATCATGTCATTAGAGCTGCCACTATGTGCAGTTTGTGCCAGCGCAGCTTCCGTACCTTTCAAGCCTTGAAAAAGCACCTCGAGACCAGCCATCTAGAACTGAGTGAGAGTGACATCCAGCAACTGTATAGTGGACTTGCAGTCAATGGTGATGTTATGGCCCTGGGTGATGCATCGCTTAGTGAAGATCAAGCCGTGGGGGCAGATGAAGATGAAGAAAGTGATTCAGATGAGAAACAGAGCCCCGTTGGAAGTGACTCTGGATCTGTTCAAGAAGATTCTGGCTCTGAGCCAAAACGGGCTCTGCCATTTAGGAAAGGCCCTAATTTCACAATGGAGAAATTCCTGGATCCCTCTCGCCCCTATAAGTGCACAGTTTGTAAGGAGTCATTTACACAAAAGAACATCTTGCTTGTCCATTATAATTCTGTGTCCCACCTGCACAAGCTGAAAAGGGCACTTCAAGAATCTGCTACTGGTCAGCCCGAGCCAACGAGCAGCCCAGATAACAAGCCTTTTAAGTGTAACACCTGCAATGTGGCCTACAGCCAAAGCTCAACCCTAGAGATCCATATGAGATCAGTGTTGCACCAGACCAAAGCACGAGCAGCAAAGTTAGAAGCTGCTAGTAGCAGTGGAGGTGGTAGTGGTACCATTAGTAACAGTAATACTACTTTAGGAGTGTCAACATCTAGTCCGAGCCCAAGTGGCAATAGCAATGGTAATACTGATGTTGGTGTAAGTGGCAGTGGATGTGGAGTTACATATAGTGCTACCTCTAGCTTAGGTTTAATGAGTGGAAGCCAGATCACTGCCGATTCCATTGGAACATCTACAACTAGCAACTCTATTGCAACCAGCATTGCCACATCTGCAGAACAGAAAGATGCCAGCAAGAGGAAAATAGCTGATATGATCACATCTCGGCAACAGACGCAACAGCAGCAGGTGCAGACATTGGCCCACGTTCAAGCTCAAGCCCAGGCCCAGGCGCAGGCCCAGATGCAGGCCCAGGTCCAGGCCCAGCTACAACAAGAACTTCAGCAAGCTGCTCTCTTCCAGCCCCAACTGTTCAATCCTGCCTTACTACCACATTTTCCCATGACCACTGAGGCTCTACTGCAGCTCCAGCAACAACAGCTGctatttcctttttatattcctggCACCGAATTCCAACTGAACCCAGAAATCAGTATACCAGTGAgcagtgccgcgttaacaatgtcggggaccaatgctttgcttgaagatgtGAAACCCCATACTCAGAATCTGCAGCACCAATTGCTTCAGCAACAAGGGCAGCAGTCTTCTCTAACACAGCAACACACAACTTTGCTTCAACAAAGCCAACAGCTGGACAAGAAACCAAAAGCAGTTATAAAAGACAGAGATAAGGATGGGCAAAAAGACAAAGATAATTGTGAGAAATTTGATGAAGGGTCGATGTCGAAGGAAATTTCCACGGAGGCACATAAATCCAAAGATAGGAAAGACCAAACAGCACACAGTGGTAATGAATCCTCATTACTTCCTCCTCGAATTCCCTCTGACGCTCGTGGTAATGCCACCAAAGCCTTGCTAGAAAATTTTGGGTTTGAACTTGTCATTCAGTACAATGAAAACAAACAAAAAGTTcaaaagaaaagtaaaaatggcctGAGTGACAACATGGATAAATTGGAGTGTGACACTTGTGGCAAATTATTCTCGAATATTTTAATACTAAAGAGCCATCAAGAGCATGTGCATCAGCAGTTCTTACCATTTGAAGAGCTTGAGCACTTTGCCAAACAGTATCGAGACAACTATGATAAACTGTATCCCCTGAGGCCACAAACGCCTGAAccacctccaccacctcctcctccaccacctccaccaccacctcctccaTCAGTGCCACCTCAACCATCTACTTCTCAGAATCTTACTTCTATTGCCCCACCTCACACGCCGCCTGCTATTTCAACCCCACAGCCCTCTGTGTCAGTTTCTCAGCTAACTTTGCCAATGGACTTGCCTATTTTTTCACCTCTTCTGATGCAGTCATTGCCTTTGCAGGCTTTAACGCCGCAAATCCCCTCACAGCTAACAGCAGTGGACCCAATACCTGCAGATCTGGCTCAGCTTTATCAAAAGCAGCTTAACCCCAATCTGCTTCAGCAACAGCAGAACAAGCGGCCACGGACACGCATCACAGATGAACAGCTCAAAATCCTCAGAGGGTACTTTGATATAAATAATTCACCAAACGAGGACCAAATTAAAGAAATGTCTGACAAGTCAGGGTTGCCACAGAAggtaataaaacactggttcagaaaTACATTGTTTAAAGAACGGCAGCGTAATAAAGACTCACCATACAACTTCAACAATCCTCCTGTTACATCACTTGACGATATTAAGGTAGATTCAAAGCCTCCCTCCCCAGAACCTTCAAGGGCTGAGTATTACAGAAGCAGTCGATCAACTAGGACAAGATTTACTGACTATCAGCTGCGTGTTTTGCAAGACTTCTTTGATGCCAATGCTTATCCAAAAGATGATGAATTTGAGCAACTTTCTAATTTGCTGAACCTTCCAACTCGCGTAATTGTTGTTTGGTTTCAAAATGCACGACAGAAGGCACGCAAAAACTATGAGAATCAGGGTGACGGAAAGGAGGGTGAACGTCGTGAGCTGTCAAATGATCGTTACATTCGCACAAATAATTTGAATTACCAGTGTAAAAAATGCAGTTTGGTATTTCAACGTATCTTTGACCTCATTAAACACCAAAAAAAACTGTGCTATAAAGATGAAGATGATGATGGTCAATATGACAGTCAGACAGAGGACTCCATGGATGCATCTGAGATGTCAGGGCCCTCTGCTTCATCTTGCAGCACTCCTATGACCTCAGCTGTCTGTGGTTCATCTTCAACAGCAACAGTAAACGTAACTTCTGGAAATCTGCCTCGCACCTCAACTGAGAAAGAGGAAGGTTCTTCTAATCCAGAGTTTTCTGATGAGAAACCAAAGCAGCCTGAATCTCCTGATACACAGCAGCAGCATTCTCAAGAGAAGCTGTTACAACCAAAACCTGAGACACAGCAGCAGCAACAAGATCAGAAGACACAAGTAACGCAGCAGAAGGCCCCACAGCTCTCATCACCTCAGCAGGCACAGCCGCAGTGCTCAGTACCCCAAGCCATCCCGAGCCCATCTCCGCTTCCTCATGTTTCTTTAAATCCACTTCACACTTCAACGCCACAACAGCTTGGAAGCCTACCTCCGCAGATGATTCACTACCAGTGTGACCAATGCAAACTGGCATTTCCAACCTTTGACCTTTGGCAGGAGCATCAACAGCTTCATTTTCTGACTGCACAAAACCAATTTGTACATCCTCAGTTTTTAGATCGCCCAATAGAAATGCCCTTCATGCTTTTTGACCCCACTAACCCTTTGCTAGCCAGTCAGCTGCTTTCTGGAACTCTACCTCAGATCCCAACAAGCTCTGCTTCTTCACCTTCCACACCAAATTCCGCTATGAACACACTAAAAAGAAAACTGGAAGAAAAGGCAAGTGTTAGTCCCGGGGATAATGATAGTGGAAACAATGGAGATGAACCTCAGAGAGATAAGCGTTTAAGGACGACCATCACCCCAGAACAATTGGAAATCCTCTATCAGAAATACCTACTTGATTCAAACCCAACACGGAAAATGTTGGACCACATTGCACATGAAGTAGGCCTCAAAAAACGTGTTGTTCAAGTTTGGTTCCAGAACACTCGTGCTAGGGAAAGAAAAGGGCAGTTTAGAGCTGTTGGTCCTGCACAAGCTCACAGACGCTGTCCATTCTGCAGAGCTCTCTTTAAGGCTAAGACAGCACTGGAAGCCCACATCCGATCCCGGCACTGGCATGAAGCTAAACGTGCTGGCTACAGCCTGATCATGTCTTCTGCTTTGTCAACTGATAGTGACGGAGGGAGCATATTGAAGATAGATTCGATGGATTGCTCCAGTTTTGCTCAGCTTTCCTCAATAAATAGTGACAGTCAGTGTGCTACTCTTTCACCAGTGAACAAAAGTGGAGAATTCTCACCCAAAGCTCTTCTGAGTCCGTCATCTATCAAAGTAGAGGGTCTTGAGGAATTTGATGGTCCTACAATTTCGTCAGTGAACTTGGGATTTGACCAAACTAGGCTTGATAATGATGATTGTTCCTCAGTCAACACGGCTATTACTGACACTACAACCGGAGATGAAGCGAATGCAGACAATGACAGTGCGACAGGAATAATAGCTGATTCAAAACAGATCCTTTATCAAACAGAGGGTCTTCAGAAGATGATGCAGTCATCAGCACAGGAAAATGAAGACAGGATATCTTCTGGCTTGGTCAGTCCATCACCTAGTTATTATGCTCGGGAGTTGGAAAATGAATGTATGATTGATTACAGCGAGACATCAAGCCTTGCTGATCCCTGTTCACCCTGCCCCGGTGGAAGCTCAATGTCAAGGTTGATAGACGGTGATCGCCCAGGGCAAAAACGCTTCCGCACTCAGATGACAAATCTCCAGCTAAAGCTGCTGAAATCGTGCTTTAATGATTATCGAACACCAACCATGCTGGAATGTGAGGTTTTGGGAAACGATATAGGGCTGCCAAAACGAGTTGTTCAAGTGTGGTTCCAGAATGCTAGGGCTAAGGAGAAAAAAGCCAAGCTGAATATGGCAAAACACTTTGGTATTAATCAGACTACTTATGAAGGACCCAAAGCAGAGTGCACTTTGTGTGGCATCAAGTATAGTGCCCGGCTGTCTGTACGAGATCATATCTTTTCTCAGCAACATATCTGCAAAGTGAAGGAGACCATTGGAAGTCAGCTGGATAAAGAAGTTGAATACATTGATCCAGCTACTGTCCGTCGGCTAATGGCTCAACAGGAACTAGACCGTATTAAGAAAGCTAATGAGGTTCTTGGTTTGGCGGCACAGCAACAAACACTTCAGCAACAGAGCTTGTTTGATAATCCACCAGTACAAGCTCTTAATCTTCCTACTGCCTACCCAAAATTGCCAGGGATTTCGCCTGTATTACTGCCAGGTGTGGGCAGTCCTTCATCTTTACCTGGCTTTACTTCATCTAACACAG CTTTAACTTCTCCTAAACCTAACCTTTTGGGCATTCCTGGTTCAACTGTACCCTCCCCTGGCCTTCCGACTACTGGACTGCCAAGCAAGCAACCTTCTTCATTGACATCCCAAGCCGCAACACAGGCTACCACAACAACTCCACGTCCAGCATCAGCCACCCAGCAACAACCTGAACAACGTAAAAGCAAAGAGAATGAGAGGGCAAAAGAAAAGGAAAAAGATAAAATAGATCCTCCACCCACAGCGAACAAGGAGAAAAATGACAACAGTGCTGGCACATCAGTACCTCTTCCTGGCATGGAGTATGTGGTAGATCCAGCCCAGCTTCAGGCTCTGCAAAATGCACTGGCTtctgatcccactgccctgctcaccgGCCAGTTTTTGCCGTACTTTGTGCCAGGCTTTTCTCCATATTATGCCCCACAAATTCCCGGAGCCCTACAAGGAGGATATCTACAACCAATGTACGGGATGGAGGGTCTCTTTCCCTACAACCCAGCTTTGTCCCAAGCTCTGATGGGGCTGTCACCAGGTTCTTTGCTGCAGCAATATCAGCAATATCAGCAAAGTCTACAAGATGCCCTCCAGCAGCAACAGAGGCAgttgcagcaacagcagcagcagcaacaacagcaactaCAGCAACAGTTACAACAACAgctacaacagcagcagcaacaacaacaacaacaacaacaacagcagcagcaacagccaaAGCAGCAGCATAAACCAAGCCAAGTCCCCGCCCCACAACTAACCGCTTCCCCAGACAAAGAATCCGCCAAAGAATCTACTAAAACAGAAGAGCAAGCCAGTGCTCCCAGAGAAACATCCCTTCCAAAACCAGAAGAACGGCAACAAACAGAAAGCAAAAGTACGGACTCGCTTGACCTGTTCATTGTTCCAAAGGTGCAGTACAAGTTGGTCTGTCGCAAGTGTCAGATGGTCTTCACTGATGAAGAGACAGCCATGAGCCACCTGCAGTCAATATGTTTCTTCGGTCAGTCTGTGATAAACCTGCAAGAGATGGTGCTTCGTGTCCCCACCAGCACCTACCACTGCCTGGCCTGTGATACTACACTGAGCGGGGATGAAGCTCTAAGTCAACATCTCGAGTCAACCTTGCACAAACACAGAACAATCAAACGAGCAGCAAGATACGCCAAAGAGCACGCTAGTTTATTACCTCACTCAGCCTGCTTCCCCGATCCTAACACCGCATCTACCTCGCAGTCTGCCACTCACTCTAACGACAGCCCCTCCTCCAGCCTGTCCCCCCATGCCTCCATAAAATCTTGGCCTAACATTCTTTCCCGAGCCTCAGTCAGGAAGCCCTCTTCTTTACCTTCTCTCTCCTCATCTTCAACAGTTACCTCAAGTTCATGCAGCACCTCAGGGGTTCAGACCTCTATACCAACAGACGGCTATTCAGATGAGTCTGACAGTGAGCTCAGCCAGAAGTCAGATGGCCTGGATTGCCCACTGGAGGGTCCAAATGACCCCAGCTGCCGCAGAGACAGTAGTCTGACTAGTGTAGGAATGGACACCTTCAGATTGTAA